A section of the Tenrec ecaudatus isolate mTenEca1 chromosome 10, mTenEca1.hap1, whole genome shotgun sequence genome encodes:
- the SLC2A6 gene encoding solute carrier family 2, facilitated glucose transporter member 6, giving the protein MQEPLLGAEGPAYDTFPEPESRTRIRTLQNLRVYLATLAAVLGNFSFGYAMVYTSPVIPALEQASGPDLHLTKSQASWFGSVFTLGAAAGGLSAMLLSDLLGRKVSIMFSAVPSVAGYALLAGAHGFWMLLLGRILTGFAGGLTAACIPVYVSEISPPGVRGTLGATPQLMAVFGSLSLYALGLRLPWRWLAVAGEVPVFIMVLLLSFMPNSPRYLLSRGRDAEARRALAWLRGAHADIRWEFEQIQNHVQSQNSRMSWAEIRDPHVARPIAIALLMRFLQQLTGITPILVYLQSIFASTAVVLPPKDDAAIVGAVRLFSVLIAVLAMDLAGRKVLLFVSASIMFAANLTLGLYVQLGPKPPTPNDTLSLESLPLGGAGQPLASPANYLTLVPLLAAMSFIMGYAMGWGPITWLLMSEILPLRARGVASGLCVLASWLTAFALTQSFLPAVNAFGLQTPFFFFTAICLVNLVFTGCCVPETRGRSLEQIEAFFRTGRGSFLR; this is encoded by the exons ATGCAGGAACCCCTGCTGGGAGCCGAGGGCCCGGCTTATGACACCTTTCCTGAGCCAGAGAGCAGGACACGGATCCG AACGCTGCAGAACTTGAGGGTGTACCTGGCCACCCTGGCCGCTGTGCTGGGAAATTTCAGCTTCGGATATGCCATGGTGTACACGTCCCCGGTCATCCCGGCCCTGGAGCAAGCCTCGGGCCCAGACCTGCATCTGACTAAATCCCAGGCTTCCTGGTTCGGG TCTGTGTTCACCTTGGGTGCAGCGGCCGGGGGTCTCAGTGCCATGCTGCTCAGTGACCTCCTGGGCAGGAAggtcagcatcatgttctccgcGGTCCCCTCAGTGGCCGGCTATGCACTCCTGGCAGGCGCCCATGGCTTCTGGATGCTGCTGCTGGGGAGAATACTGACGGGTTTCGCCGGGGGGCTCACGGCCGCCTGCATCCCG GTGTACGTATCTGAGATCTCTCCCCCTGGAGTTCGAGGGACCCTGGGGGCCACCCCCCAGCTCATGGCTGTATTTGGATCCCTGTCCCTCTACGCCCTTG gcctccGGCTGCCATGGCGCTGGCTTGCTGTAGCTGGCGAGGTGCCCGTGTTCATTATGGTCCTGCTGCTCAGCTTCATGCCCAACTCGCCACGTTACCTGCTCTCGCGGGGCAGGGACGCTGAGGCCCGGCGCGCACTAGCCTGGCTGCGAGGGGCCCATGCCGACATCCGCTGGGAGTTTGAGCAGATTCAGAATCACGTGCAGAGCCAG AACAGCCGCATGTCCTGGGCTGAGATCCGGGACCCGCACGTGGCCCGCCCCATCGCCATCGCCTTGCTGATGCGATTTCTGCAGCAGCTGACCGGCATCACGCCCATCCTGGTCTATTTACAGTCCATCTTCGCCAGCACAGCGGTCGTGCTG CCCCCCAAGGATGACGCAGCCATCGTGGGGGCCGTGCGCCTCTTCTCAGTGCTGATCGCCGTCCTGGCCATGGACCTGGCTGGCCGCAAGGTGCTGCTCTTTGTCTCGG CATCCATCATGTTTGCTGCCAACCTGACGCTGGGGCTGTATGTCCAGTTGGGGCCGAAGCCGCCGACCCCCAATGACACCCTGAGCCTGGAGAGCCTGCCCCTGGGGGGTGCCGGGCAGCCCCTGGCCTCACCTGCCAACTACCTCACCCTGGTGCCCCTGCTAGCCGCCATGTCCTTCATCATGG GCTACGCCATGGGCTGGGGTCCCATCACCTGGCTGCTCATGTCGGAGATCCTGCCGCTGCGGGCACGTGGCGTGGCCTCGGGGCTCTGCGTGCTGGCCAGCTGGCTGACTGCCTTCGCCCTCACCCAGTCCTTCCTGCCTGCCGTG AATGCCTTCGGCCTGCAGAcacccttcttcttcttcacgGCCATCTGCCTGGTCAACCTGGTCTTCACAGGCTGCTGCGTGCCAGAGACCCGGGGCCGCTCCCTGGAGCAGATCGAAGCCTTCTTCCGCACCGGCAGGGGCTCCTTCCTGCGCTAG